In a single window of the Methanofollis ethanolicus genome:
- a CDS encoding ABC transporter permease: protein MKMEKFFEYLKISARQVARKRVRVLLTALGIAIGVAAVVGTVSLGEGIRYQAVEAIKDQSDLTLIEATADMRGGTLQLITPAKIDEISSLSHIGASSAIVRGAYATKRQTYLGVVGVDPDGIGGVIQPKYLKGVPFEAGTRQAVLGHDLAESLQRYEGIRLGDTIPILVREYDEDGMPVDTEVDFTLVGVLQERDDPFDQAMLIDRGVAQELRGDTSTSFDGVLVRVDSPDTVFSVVDGIQGLGLTATGAFEQIESVNKLMDVVVLLLAFFAGVALIVGALMIMNTMITSVFERTREIGITMAIGASSGDVVRLILYECLFIGLIGGILGDLLGIVFAGVINVFGKPFIIAQLGDTFATFADTDITMVTPGLLLLGIAIAIALSQISGFYPALKAAKLDPVAAIRTGV from the coding sequence ATGAAAATGGAAAAATTTTTTGAATACCTTAAGATCTCGGCACGGCAGGTGGCGCGGAAACGTGTGCGCGTGCTTTTGACCGCCCTCGGCATCGCGATTGGTGTCGCGGCGGTGGTGGGGACTGTCTCCCTCGGGGAGGGGATCCGTTACCAGGCGGTGGAGGCGATCAAGGACCAGTCCGACCTGACCCTCATCGAGGCGACGGCCGATATGCGGGGCGGGACGCTCCAGTTGATCACGCCGGCGAAGATCGATGAAATTTCGAGTCTGTCGCATATCGGGGCGTCTTCGGCAATTGTCCGGGGCGCCTATGCGACAAAACGACAGACCTATCTCGGGGTCGTGGGCGTGGACCCGGACGGGATCGGCGGGGTGATCCAGCCGAAGTACCTGAAAGGAGTACCTTTCGAGGCCGGGACGCGACAGGCGGTCCTCGGCCACGACCTTGCGGAGTCCCTCCAGAGGTACGAGGGGATCCGCCTGGGCGACACGATCCCGATCCTGGTCCGTGAATACGACGAGGACGGGATGCCCGTCGATACCGAGGTGGACTTCACCCTTGTCGGTGTCCTGCAGGAGCGGGACGACCCGTTCGACCAGGCGATGCTCATCGACCGCGGTGTCGCGCAGGAGTTGCGCGGCGACACCTCGACATCGTTCGACGGCGTCCTCGTCAGGGTCGACAGCCCGGATACGGTCTTTTCGGTCGTGGACGGCATCCAGGGCCTCGGTCTCACCGCCACCGGAGCGTTCGAGCAGATCGAGTCGGTGAACAAACTTATGGACGTGGTCGTCCTGCTCCTTGCGTTCTTTGCGGGCGTGGCACTGATCGTGGGTGCGCTGATGATCATGAACACGATGATCACGTCGGTCTTCGAGCGGACTCGCGAGATCGGGATCACGATGGCCATCGGTGCGTCGTCCGGGGACGTGGTCAGGTTGATCCTCTATGAGTGCCTCTTCATCGGCCTGATCGGTGGGATACTCGGGGATCTGCTCGGCATCGTCTTCGCCGGCGTGATCAACGTCTTCGGAAAACCCTTTATCATCGCCCAGCTCGGCGACACCTTTGCCACGTTTGCCGATACCGACATCACGATGGTCACACCGGGCCTTCTCCTGCTCGGCATCGCCATCGCCATCGCCCTCTCCCAGATCTCTGGGTTCTACCCGGCACTGAAGGCGGCGAAACTCGATCCCGTGGCGGCGATCAGGACGGGGGTGTGA
- a CDS encoding ABC transporter ATP-binding protein: MDTVMETHGLTKAYTDQVVALCDVNIALEKGEFVTLLGRSGSGKSTLMNILGGLDSPTAGDVVVNGKRIDFEDGQALVALRREALGFVFQNYNLIPTMTAQENVEYPLLFNYQTRSVREERARTLLDLVGLGNRTSHYPRQMSGGEQQRVAIARALVGNPSIVLADEPTGNLDSKTSDGIFELMRTVNRERETTFLIVTHERELGRRADRSIELLDGRVISS, translated from the coding sequence ATGGATACCGTAATGGAAACGCATGGCCTGACCAAGGCCTATACCGATCAGGTGGTCGCTCTCTGCGACGTGAACATCGCCCTCGAAAAGGGGGAGTTCGTCACCCTTCTTGGGCGGAGCGGGAGCGGCAAGAGCACCCTCATGAACATCCTCGGTGGCCTCGACAGTCCGACGGCCGGGGACGTCGTCGTCAACGGGAAGCGCATTGACTTCGAGGACGGGCAGGCGCTCGTCGCCCTGAGACGGGAAGCGCTCGGGTTCGTCTTTCAGAACTACAACCTCATTCCCACGATGACGGCGCAGGAGAACGTGGAGTATCCCCTGCTCTTCAACTACCAGACGCGGTCTGTCAGGGAGGAGCGGGCCAGGACTCTCCTGGACCTGGTGGGCCTTGGCAACCGGACGAGCCACTACCCGCGCCAGATGAGCGGGGGCGAGCAGCAGCGGGTGGCGATCGCCCGCGCCCTTGTCGGGAACCCGTCGATCGTCCTTGCCGACGAACCGACCGGGAACCTGGACTCGAAGACGAGCGACGGGATCTTTGAGTTGATGCGCACGGTGAACAGGGAGAGGGAGACGACCTTCCTGATCGTCACCCATGAACGGGAACTCGGGAGACGGGCAGACCGTTCCATCGAACTCCTCGACGGGAGGGTGATATCGTCATGA
- a CDS encoding DUF3344 domain-containing protein — translation MSSRKVPVLVALVVLLSLLAPASATYAGDHPLDTAYHDEFRGDYLFTTGNGTYSGAVKAGDAYAVAYDFDLPLDATVGYQRLYVYWSWSKIDQKAIYPLISVTRTDTGEQVNRTGRYADSKGFVSSNDFFTGMDIFETGGVKPGKNTFSVVLKNAADDNRTFVVQGIGVLAVYGSPSSPENVVWVKEGADLLYSSYGITPAMATGRIDFEGTIDRSSLSSAELLLVAPSGGYTREKIPVINRLFVNREGESSMPSFFDAIISAIFPGSNGKEWVNVFDSDETNQVGIDRRDVLPYLRSENNFAAVRDEKDYLVLTNAVLRLERK, via the coding sequence ATGTCTTCCCGTAAGGTTCCGGTGCTTGTCGCCCTGGTCGTGCTCCTCTCTCTCCTCGCCCCCGCGTCGGCCACCTATGCGGGGGACCACCCCCTCGACACGGCGTACCACGATGAGTTCAGGGGCGACTATCTCTTTACCACGGGGAACGGCACCTATAGCGGCGCAGTCAAGGCCGGGGATGCGTATGCCGTTGCATACGACTTCGACCTCCCCCTTGACGCGACGGTCGGGTACCAGCGCCTCTATGTCTACTGGTCCTGGAGCAAGATCGACCAGAAGGCGATCTACCCCCTGATCTCGGTCACCCGCACGGATACGGGCGAGCAGGTGAACCGGACCGGGAGATATGCCGACTCCAAGGGGTTCGTGAGCAGCAACGACTTCTTCACCGGCATGGACATCTTCGAGACCGGGGGCGTCAAACCCGGTAAAAACACTTTTTCCGTCGTCCTGAAGAACGCGGCCGACGACAACCGGACCTTTGTCGTCCAGGGGATCGGGGTGCTGGCGGTCTACGGGAGTCCCTCGTCGCCTGAAAATGTTGTCTGGGTAAAGGAGGGGGCCGACCTCCTGTACAGCAGTTACGGGATCACGCCCGCGATGGCGACGGGCCGGATCGACTTCGAAGGGACGATCGATCGGTCCTCCCTCTCCTCGGCCGAACTCCTCCTCGTTGCCCCTTCGGGAGGGTACACGCGGGAGAAGATCCCGGTGATCAACCGTCTCTTCGTGAACCGCGAGGGCGAGTCGAGCATGCCGTCTTTCTTCGACGCAATCATCTCCGCCATTTTCCCGGGATCGAACGGGAAGGAGTGGGTGAACGTCTTCGACTCCGACGAGACAAATCAGGTCGGGATCGACCGGAGGGATGTCCTCCCGTACCTGCGGTCAGAGAACAATTTCGCTGCCGTACGGGACGAGAAAGACTATCTTGTCCTCACAAATGCCGTTCTCAGGCTGGAAAGGAAGTGA
- a CDS encoding DUF3344 domain-containing protein codes for MCSTPLHSVLLGIVLAAVVLAAPVSAVYDFEGIPLDVVAQGEVQGDVLTFGTYGLAAPPQELSFSLPSKPVWARIYTGVWGGTERYTGWEEVTVNNGVPARRNLFGKDDRHEDTYVTGYGVYWIAHDCTDALHGGKNTVSLATSRGQAESKIDGRVYGIFVVAVVENKNGPVTKYWIAEGNENLHGEGWAGTNPTRHDTCEVSFDHADPAVLAGANLSILLLASTKGQPDYVVFNGQDLGVPPADMSNYPDGALDIGDERCGNAMGGAGTDTRYVDFETFPVGSLLKENNTILFERGRDLDGDGVITTTGTKPEGEDYIHPCIAILTARLSGAQSGPDITVDTPRVKGAYVGEEATVLATVRNYGSKPAGTIPVAFSVDGKIVQTIAAAPAASGVQEVGAKMTLAEGRHTISVRAGESAEASVPVRVGTIPDLAVRIGTPVSAGAGKTGSQQSPLPLFAACAGLFIAAFLVRRPPGGKCAAILIAAAVIVSSCPLIAPPVAAAGYADYTVPVTITNSGGSDAPSFDLTIYLDGARAAVKHLDDGVKAGETVTIDAPLYTTPGKHRLRIVADESGTVRDANPGNNVAEGDHVFP; via the coding sequence ATGTGCTCAACCCCCCTTCACTCTGTACTTCTTGGTATCGTCCTGGCGGCGGTCGTCCTTGCCGCTCCTGTATCGGCAGTCTATGATTTCGAAGGCATCCCTCTCGACGTGGTCGCGCAGGGGGAGGTGCAGGGCGACGTGCTCACCTTCGGGACCTACGGACTTGCAGCCCCTCCCCAGGAGTTGTCTTTTTCCCTCCCTTCGAAGCCTGTATGGGCACGGATATATACGGGAGTCTGGGGAGGGACAGAACGGTATACCGGATGGGAAGAAGTCACCGTCAACAACGGCGTTCCTGCCCGGCGAAATCTCTTCGGGAAAGATGATCGCCATGAAGATACCTATGTGACCGGCTATGGCGTCTACTGGATCGCGCACGATTGCACGGACGCGCTTCATGGCGGCAAGAACACGGTCTCCCTTGCGACCAGCAGGGGCCAGGCCGAGAGCAAGATCGACGGCCGGGTCTATGGCATCTTCGTCGTCGCCGTCGTGGAAAATAAAAATGGACCGGTCACGAAGTACTGGATCGCCGAAGGAAACGAGAACCTTCATGGCGAGGGCTGGGCCGGAACCAACCCCACCAGGCACGACACCTGCGAGGTCTCCTTCGACCACGCCGACCCGGCGGTTCTGGCCGGTGCGAACCTTTCTATCCTGCTCCTGGCTTCGACGAAGGGACAGCCCGACTATGTCGTCTTCAATGGGCAGGACCTCGGCGTCCCTCCGGCCGACATGTCGAATTATCCCGACGGTGCCCTGGATATCGGGGACGAACGATGCGGCAATGCCATGGGCGGGGCCGGGACCGATACCCGGTACGTCGATTTCGAGACCTTCCCTGTCGGCAGTCTTCTCAAGGAGAATAACACCATCCTCTTCGAGCGTGGGCGGGACCTGGACGGCGACGGTGTCATCACCACGACAGGAACGAAGCCCGAAGGCGAGGACTACATCCACCCCTGTATCGCCATTCTCACCGCCAGACTGTCGGGCGCACAGAGCGGCCCCGACATTACGGTCGACACGCCGCGAGTGAAGGGGGCCTATGTCGGCGAGGAGGCCACGGTGCTTGCGACCGTGAGGAACTATGGGTCGAAGCCCGCAGGTACGATCCCGGTGGCCTTCTCTGTCGACGGAAAAATCGTGCAGACCATTGCCGCCGCTCCGGCCGCGTCGGGCGTCCAGGAGGTGGGTGCGAAAATGACTCTCGCCGAAGGCCGGCACACCATCTCCGTGCGGGCCGGCGAGAGTGCCGAAGCATCGGTCCCGGTCCGGGTCGGGACGATCCCCGACCTTGCGGTGCGCATCGGGACGCCGGTGAGCGCGGGGGCCGGAAAGACAGGGAGTCAGCAGTCGCCTCTCCCCCTCTTTGCCGCGTGTGCGGGGTTGTTTATCGCCGCGTTCCTGGTGCGGCGCCCGCCCGGCGGGAAGTGTGCCGCCATCCTTATTGCGGCGGCGGTCATCGTCTCCTCGTGCCCGCTGATAGCGCCGCCGGTCGCCGCCGCCGGGTATGCGGACTATACCGTGCCGGTCACGATCACGAACAGCGGCGGGAGCGACGCACCCTCATTCGACCTCACCATCTATCTTGACGGTGCGAGGGCGGCGGTGAAGCACCTCGACGACGGCGTGAAGGCGGGAGAGACGGTTACGATCGATGCCCCGCTCTATACGACGCCCGGGAAACACCGTCTCAGGATAGTCGCGGACGAGAGCGGTACGGTCAGGGATGCGAACCCCGGGAACAATGTCGCGGAGGGCGACCATGTCTTCCCGTAA
- the cobS gene encoding adenosylcobinamide-GDP ribazoletransferase: MPLNAIRALLQFCTVLPLGRPADFDAFARHSWLYPVAGWVTGGCAAGVAFLLSGNPGLAAAAAIAAAIIVSGANHFDGLLDLGDGLMAHGSREKRVTALTDRQIGAGGVACGILTTLLAVQGLSTVASIPLAVLTAEVCAKLAMAGITALGTPFHEGIHAYLHGFARPWFAGLALLPVVPLVLLTGPVPLLKALLATGIVAALLVALAYRLFGGVNGDVAGASNEIVRAAAIIALAI; encoded by the coding sequence ATGCCCCTGAATGCAATCCGCGCCCTCCTCCAGTTCTGCACCGTCCTTCCCCTCGGACGGCCCGCAGACTTCGACGCCTTCGCGCGCCACTCCTGGCTCTACCCCGTTGCCGGGTGGGTCACCGGCGGGTGCGCCGCAGGCGTCGCCTTCCTCCTCTCCGGCAACCCCGGCCTTGCCGCGGCCGCCGCGATCGCCGCGGCGATCATCGTCTCCGGGGCAAACCACTTCGACGGCCTCCTCGACCTCGGCGACGGCCTGATGGCGCACGGCAGCCGCGAAAAAAGGGTCACCGCCCTCACCGACAGGCAGATCGGCGCGGGGGGCGTCGCCTGCGGCATCCTCACGACCCTCCTCGCCGTCCAGGGCCTCTCCACCGTCGCCTCGATTCCCCTCGCCGTCCTGACCGCCGAGGTCTGCGCAAAACTCGCCATGGCCGGGATCACCGCCCTCGGCACACCCTTCCACGAGGGCATCCATGCCTACCTCCACGGCTTTGCACGGCCCTGGTTCGCGGGCCTCGCCCTGCTCCCGGTCGTTCCCCTCGTCCTCCTGACGGGCCCGGTCCCCCTCCTGAAGGCCCTCCTCGCGACCGGGATCGTCGCCGCCCTCCTGGTCGCCCTCGCGTACCGCCTCTTCGGCGGGGTGAACGGCGACGTCGCCGGCGCCTCGAACGAGATCGTACGGGCGGCGGCCATTATCGCCCTCGCGATCTAG
- a CDS encoding 4Fe-4S binding protein has protein sequence MIQEKTIYTRGGVITQRNPDLCAIRIRIPAGVLSIEKMRGIARIAKKYGSGEVHLTTRQTMEIPDVDATKLVAIARALEKNGTPLGAEHNEVVNIIACPGTAQCKFSNIETFDLARKIDALVFGREMPVRVRISVAGCPNACTSPVLNEIGIVGRIRPLRVEGMCTGCGTCAEYCKEKAIIIRNGISELIPEKCVQCGICILSCPFDLLKSEYRHYLVTVGGRRGRHPTPGRDLVTVETEEDVLKVVDKTVYWIFRKAWSGRHLADQLDEIGFEDFRKGIREEFSGET, from the coding sequence ATGATACAGGAAAAAACCATCTATACGCGGGGCGGGGTGATCACGCAGAGGAACCCGGACCTCTGTGCGATCAGGATCCGGATCCCTGCAGGCGTCCTATCCATTGAAAAGATGAGAGGGATCGCACGGATCGCCAAAAAATACGGGAGCGGCGAGGTGCACCTCACCACCAGGCAGACCATGGAGATCCCGGACGTCGACGCCACCAAACTCGTGGCGATCGCCCGCGCCCTTGAAAAGAACGGGACGCCCCTTGGCGCCGAGCACAACGAAGTCGTCAATATCATCGCCTGCCCGGGCACGGCACAGTGCAAATTTTCCAATATCGAGACCTTCGACCTTGCCCGGAAGATCGACGCACTGGTCTTCGGCCGCGAGATGCCGGTCAGGGTACGGATCTCCGTTGCAGGGTGCCCGAACGCCTGCACGAGCCCGGTGCTCAACGAGATCGGGATCGTCGGCCGGATCCGGCCCCTCAGGGTGGAGGGGATGTGCACCGGGTGCGGGACCTGTGCCGAATATTGCAAGGAGAAGGCGATCATCATCAGGAACGGGATCTCCGAACTGATCCCGGAAAAATGCGTTCAGTGCGGCATCTGCATCCTGTCCTGCCCCTTCGACCTGCTGAAGTCTGAGTACCGCCACTACCTCGTCACCGTCGGCGGGCGGCGCGGCCGGCACCCGACGCCAGGACGGGACCTCGTCACCGTCGAGACCGAGGAAGATGTCCTGAAAGTGGTCGACAAAACCGTCTACTGGATCTTCAGAAAAGCATGGAGCGGAAGGCACCTCGCCGACCAGCTCGACGAGATCGGCTTCGAAGACTTCCGCAAAGGTATACGAGAGGAATTCAGCGGCGAAACATAG
- the tuf gene encoding translation elongation factor EF-1 subunit alpha has product MATEKPHMNLAVIGHIDHGKSTTVGRILFETGAVAPHIIEGFRKEAETKGKGTFEFAWVMDSLKEERDRGITIDIAHKRFDTEKYYFTVVDCPGHRDFVKNMITGASQADAALLVVAAPDGVMEQTKEHVFLSRTLGINQLIVGINKMDAVKYDEKRYNEVKEQLSQLLKMVGFKPSEVPFIPISSYEGTNIKPKSNEKTPWYTGPSVIEALNALKEPEKPTSLPLRLPLQDVYTISGVGTVPVGRIETGIMKKGMKVSFMPANVNGEIKSIEMHHEEELEALPGDNVGFNVRGVSKNEIRRGDVCGPIEAPPVVAEEFTAQIVVLHHPSAITVGYTPVFHCHTAQVACTFTELVKKLDPRTGQVKEENPTFLKTGDAAIVKIRPTRPMVIEKIKEIPQLGRFAVRDMGSTIAAGMCIDIQAKQMR; this is encoded by the coding sequence ATGGCAACCGAAAAACCACACATGAACCTCGCTGTCATCGGGCACATCGACCACGGCAAGTCGACTACCGTCGGTCGCATTCTCTTCGAGACAGGAGCCGTAGCGCCTCATATCATTGAGGGATTCAGAAAGGAAGCCGAAACCAAGGGTAAGGGTACCTTTGAGTTCGCATGGGTCATGGACAGTCTCAAGGAAGAGCGTGACCGCGGTATCACGATCGATATCGCTCACAAGCGCTTCGACACGGAGAAGTACTACTTCACCGTCGTGGACTGCCCGGGTCACCGTGACTTCGTCAAGAACATGATCACCGGTGCATCCCAGGCCGACGCCGCACTTCTCGTCGTCGCCGCACCCGATGGTGTCATGGAGCAGACCAAGGAGCACGTCTTCCTTTCGAGGACCCTCGGTATCAACCAGCTCATCGTCGGCATCAACAAGATGGACGCCGTCAAGTACGATGAGAAGCGTTACAACGAAGTCAAGGAACAGCTCTCCCAGCTCCTGAAGATGGTCGGCTTCAAGCCGTCGGAAGTTCCGTTCATTCCGATCTCCTCGTACGAAGGGACCAACATCAAGCCGAAGAGCAACGAGAAGACCCCGTGGTACACCGGCCCGTCGGTCATCGAAGCACTCAACGCGCTCAAGGAGCCCGAGAAACCCACGAGCCTTCCGCTCCGCCTCCCGCTTCAGGATGTCTACACGATCTCCGGCGTCGGCACCGTGCCTGTCGGCCGTATCGAGACCGGCATCATGAAGAAGGGTATGAAGGTCTCCTTCATGCCGGCAAACGTAAACGGCGAAATCAAGTCCATCGAGATGCACCACGAGGAAGAACTCGAGGCGCTTCCGGGTGACAACGTCGGCTTCAACGTCCGTGGCGTCTCCAAGAACGAGATCCGCCGTGGCGACGTCTGCGGTCCCATCGAGGCCCCGCCGGTCGTTGCCGAGGAGTTCACCGCACAGATCGTCGTTCTTCACCACCCGAGCGCGATCACCGTCGGTTACACCCCGGTCTTCCACTGCCACACTGCACAGGTCGCCTGCACCTTCACCGAACTCGTGAAGAAGCTCGACCCGCGTACCGGCCAGGTCAAGGAAGAGAACCCGACCTTCCTCAAGACCGGCGATGCAGCGATCGTCAAGATCCGCCCGACCCGCCCGATGGTCATCGAGAAGATCAAGGAGATCCCGCAGCTCGGCCGCTTCGCGGTCCGTGATATGGGGTCGACGATTGCCGCCGGCATGTGCATCGACATCCAGGCAAAGCAGATGAGATAA
- the rpsJ gene encoding 30S ribosomal protein S10: protein MQKARIRLSGTDYDKVEMVCDRIREIAERTGVNLAGPIPLPTKKLVVPIRKSPDGEGTATWDRWQMRVHKRLIDIDADERALRQLMRIQVPKDIGIEIVLES from the coding sequence ATGCAAAAAGCCAGAATACGCCTTTCAGGGACGGACTACGATAAGGTTGAGATGGTCTGCGACAGGATCAGGGAAATTGCCGAGAGGACGGGCGTGAATCTGGCAGGGCCGATCCCTCTGCCGACCAAGAAGCTTGTCGTCCCGATCCGGAAGAGCCCTGATGGCGAGGGAACTGCGACGTGGGATCGCTGGCAGATGCGCGTGCACAAGCGTCTCATCGACATTGACGCCGACGAGCGCGCTCTCAGGCAGCTGATGCGTATCCAGGTGCCGAAGGATATCGGCATCGAAATCGTGCTGGAGAGTTGA
- a CDS encoding flippase activity-associated protein Agl23 — protein sequence MSGTSAAGFAIRIQKSLSFERLFFFIFVLAAVLRFAFLDLKLFHHDEAIHAWFSYKLLTEGTYIYDPSYHGPLLYYVTAGMFALFGDSDLVGRLVPAFLGTMVVALVYPLYRLGYLDRMQALVAALFLAISPNMVYFSRFLRNDIFILFLTFVLLLALILYFERGQVRYAVLAGLAAGLGISSKENMPIVLGIFAAYILYLLWTQKVKLRKGWIRDFVLGVLVMGGVIAVLYSSFGANPERVLTWVPDAIGHWWAMHEQERLGGPFFFYIIFFLLYELPIFALAIVGTARFIQKGRKKAEVAVQSLHEVVETSLAQVNGHAPVPVAVDPPFDKKEEFFRFCIVWMVLSLVAYAYIGEKVPWLIVHQLLPLIFVATYAMTKKKAVVAVVSSIFLVLALWHVAYVPADVNEPIVQVQNSEDMREVMALIDASNATAIASDRYWPLPWYYRGDRAANLSYYGRKIEESNFRDGKFDVVVASDQESYDSLPGFEKKTYNLNYWFSWYDNKDRLPQYYVLRDGKMGNMKLDVFTRNVTSA from the coding sequence GTGAGCGGCACCTCTGCCGCCGGATTTGCCATTCGAATCCAGAAATCTCTCTCATTTGAGAGACTATTTTTTTTTATCTTCGTGCTTGCGGCGGTCCTGCGGTTCGCATTCCTGGATCTCAAACTCTTCCACCACGACGAGGCCATCCACGCGTGGTTTTCGTACAAACTCCTGACCGAAGGCACCTATATCTATGACCCCTCGTATCACGGCCCTCTCCTCTACTATGTGACGGCCGGCATGTTCGCCCTCTTCGGCGACTCCGACCTTGTCGGCAGGCTTGTCCCGGCATTTCTCGGTACCATGGTCGTGGCCCTGGTGTACCCCCTGTACCGCCTGGGATATCTCGACCGGATGCAGGCGCTGGTCGCGGCTCTGTTCCTCGCGATCTCGCCGAACATGGTCTATTTCTCGCGGTTTCTCAGGAACGACATCTTCATTCTCTTCCTGACCTTCGTCCTGCTCCTCGCCCTGATCCTCTACTTCGAACGGGGGCAGGTGCGGTACGCCGTCCTTGCAGGGCTTGCGGCGGGCCTCGGCATATCGTCCAAGGAGAACATGCCGATCGTGCTCGGCATCTTTGCGGCATATATCCTGTACCTCCTCTGGACACAGAAGGTGAAACTCCGGAAGGGGTGGATACGTGACTTTGTCCTGGGCGTCCTGGTCATGGGCGGGGTGATCGCCGTCCTCTACTCGTCTTTCGGCGCCAACCCGGAGCGGGTGCTCACCTGGGTGCCCGACGCCATCGGTCACTGGTGGGCGATGCACGAACAGGAAAGGCTCGGCGGCCCGTTCTTCTTCTACATCATCTTCTTCCTGCTGTACGAGCTGCCGATCTTCGCCCTTGCCATTGTGGGCACGGCCCGGTTTATTCAGAAGGGGCGAAAGAAGGCAGAGGTAGCGGTCCAGAGCCTGCACGAGGTCGTCGAGACGTCCCTTGCACAGGTCAATGGTCATGCGCCCGTGCCCGTAGCCGTCGATCCCCCCTTCGACAAGAAGGAGGAGTTCTTCAGGTTCTGTATCGTCTGGATGGTCCTCTCGCTTGTGGCCTATGCCTATATCGGCGAAAAAGTGCCCTGGCTCATCGTCCACCAGCTCCTGCCCCTCATCTTCGTCGCCACCTACGCGATGACGAAGAAGAAGGCGGTGGTTGCCGTAGTGTCGAGCATCTTCCTGGTGCTCGCCCTCTGGCATGTCGCCTATGTCCCGGCCGACGTGAACGAACCGATCGTGCAGGTCCAGAACTCCGAGGACATGCGGGAGGTGATGGCCCTGATCGACGCCTCGAACGCGACGGCGATCGCCTCAGACCGCTACTGGCCGCTGCCGTGGTATTACCGCGGCGACCGGGCAGCGAATCTGAGTTATTACGGGCGAAAGATCGAAGAGAGCAATTTCAGGGACGGGAAGTTCGACGTGGTCGTCGCCTCGGACCAGGAGAGTTACGATTCTCTCCCGGGCTTTGAGAAGAAGACCTACAACCTCAACTACTGGTTCTCGTGGTACGACAACAAGGACCGTCTCCCCCAGTATTACGTCCTCCGTGACGGGAAGATGGGGAACATGAAGCTCGATGTCTTTACGAGAAACGTGACATCGGCCTGA
- a CDS encoding tubulin/FtsZ family protein, giving the protein MRVFFIGFGQAGGKVVDMFIEQDRVSGSNNFRGIVVNTARTDLMGLKHIELKDRILIGQTVVKGHGVGTDNVTGARIAADEIDSVINAIDTRGTHDVDAFVIVAGLGGGTGSGGSPVLARHLKRIYREPVYALGLIPAPEEGRLYTYNAARSLSTLVNEADNVFVFDNAAWKNEGESVKTAYSRLNDEIVRRFGVLFRAGEVGKAGVGEMVVDSSEVINTLRGGGITSVGYAVTEVVSERTKQKKGFFGGLRDTLSKKEQVEEVLTGEDKSAKIIALVRRAMLGRLTLPCDYSTAERALVLVAGNSEEMDRKGVEKAKSWVEENIAGVEVRGGDYPVASNYVAAVVVLATIGEAPRVRELFEIAKQTKEDVIQSKKRSSMFDDSDVDPLFE; this is encoded by the coding sequence ATGAGGGTATTTTTCATAGGATTCGGTCAGGCTGGCGGGAAGGTCGTTGACATGTTTATCGAGCAGGACAGAGTGTCCGGCTCGAATAACTTCAGGGGCATCGTCGTCAACACCGCCCGCACCGACCTGATGGGGCTAAAGCATATCGAACTCAAAGATCGGATTCTCATCGGCCAGACAGTGGTCAAGGGGCACGGTGTGGGCACCGACAACGTCACCGGCGCACGGATCGCCGCGGACGAGATCGACTCGGTCATCAATGCGATCGACACGCGCGGCACCCATGACGTCGACGCCTTTGTCATCGTCGCCGGCCTCGGCGGAGGGACCGGGTCGGGTGGCTCCCCTGTGCTCGCCCGGCACCTGAAGAGGATCTACCGTGAACCTGTCTACGCGCTCGGTCTCATCCCCGCGCCGGAAGAGGGCAGGCTGTACACCTACAACGCGGCACGCAGTCTCTCCACGCTTGTCAACGAGGCCGATAACGTCTTCGTCTTCGACAATGCCGCCTGGAAGAACGAGGGGGAGAGTGTCAAGACCGCCTACTCCCGTCTGAACGACGAGATCGTCAGGCGGTTCGGCGTCCTCTTCCGTGCCGGCGAGGTCGGTAAGGCCGGCGTCGGCGAGATGGTCGTCGACTCGTCCGAAGTGATCAACACCCTCCGCGGGGGCGGGATCACGAGTGTCGGCTATGCCGTCACCGAGGTCGTGAGCGAGCGGACGAAGCAGAAGAAAGGGTTCTTCGGGGGCCTGCGTGACACGCTCTCGAAGAAGGAGCAGGTCGAGGAAGTGCTGACCGGCGAGGACAAATCTGCAAAGATCATCGCCCTCGTCCGCCGGGCCATGCTCGGGCGTCTGACCCTCCCCTGCGACTACTCGACCGCGGAGCGTGCGCTTGTTCTCGTCGCCGGTAACTCGGAAGAGATGGACCGGAAAGGTGTCGAGAAGGCGAAGAGCTGGGTTGAGGAGAACATCGCCGGTGTCGAGGTCCGCGGCGGCGACTATCCGGTCGCCAGCAACTATGTCGCGGCCGTGGTCGTCCTTGCGACCATCGGCGAGGCCCCGCGGGTCCGCGAACTCTTTGAAATTGCAAAGCAGACGAAAGAGGATGTTATCCAGTCGAAGAAGCGCTCTTCGATGTTCGATGACTCCGATGTCGATCCGTTGTTTGAGTGA